A single genomic interval of halophilic archaeon DL31 harbors:
- a CDS encoding hypothetical protein (KEGG: hwa:HQ2331A hypothetical protein) yields MAEPNPAHLRRIVDRFPTPPADDGYARADDLLDGTYGRIATVWLPELRRLVDEYVADACLRETVLAHVESVPSYRLTDGAAPLTERQAALREAAETLEAVSAVSTWYAELRGLLTDSRSDLTLFERLLHDFGYAFAHLLFLGASSPASVVRRLRLAYRLVGVRIDATASGAGGERTTFTCPYRNVGAGTCGERRLCHEKLDRVDDGYVTYLGERGLDYQRPRDCTGSEQCYSTVGRAGVEQWWPKTPPSAVSEL; encoded by the coding sequence ATGGCGGAACCGAACCCAGCGCACCTCCGGCGTATCGTCGACCGGTTCCCGACCCCACCCGCCGACGACGGCTACGCCAGGGCAGACGACCTGCTCGACGGGACGTATGGTCGGATTGCGACCGTCTGGCTCCCAGAACTCCGGAGGCTCGTCGACGAGTACGTTGCCGACGCCTGTCTCCGCGAGACGGTACTGGCCCATGTCGAATCAGTGCCGTCGTACCGCCTCACCGACGGGGCAGCCCCGCTCACTGAGCGACAGGCCGCGCTCCGGGAGGCTGCGGAAACGCTTGAGGCCGTCTCGGCGGTGTCGACGTGGTACGCGGAACTCCGGGGGTTGCTGACTGACTCTCGGAGCGATCTGACGCTGTTCGAGCGCCTGCTCCACGATTTCGGCTACGCGTTCGCCCATCTGCTGTTTCTGGGCGCCAGTTCACCGGCGTCGGTGGTCCGGCGGCTGCGACTGGCCTACCGGCTCGTCGGGGTCCGTATCGACGCGACGGCGTCGGGAGCGGGTGGTGAACGGACGACGTTCACCTGTCCCTACCGGAACGTCGGTGCCGGCACCTGTGGCGAGCGCCGCCTCTGCCACGAGAAACTCGACCGGGTCGACGACGGCTACGTGACGTATCTGGGCGAGCGCGGTCTCGACTACCAGCGACCACGAGACTGTACTGGCTCCGAACAGTGTTACTCGACAGTCGGGCGGGCCGGCGTCGAGCAGTGGTGGCCCAAAACGCCGCCGTCTGCGGTGAGCGAGCTGTGA
- a CDS encoding ABC-type transporter, integral membrane subunit (PFAM: Bacterial inner-membrane translocator~KEGG: hwa:HQ3183A ABC-type branched-chain amino acid transport system, permease protein I) yields the protein MAVSQFVVNGLLVGALFAAVAVGFALIWGVVDIINLAHGEMVMLGGYVSYWTVTLLTGDATASPLLAIATVPVAVAVTGAVGYGLQRGLVSRVTDEDLFLTLLVTFGLSIVIQQLVLQAFSADPRTVSVTFAQPSLTVAGLVVPKLKLLSFAGAIALTGALYGFLDRTRRGRAIRAVAQNAEAAALVGIDVEHTRATTFGLSAGIAGGAGAFVAMILTIQPQMGLIYTLKSFVIVVFGGIGSVPGALVGGLLLGVVEELTSGLVSSRWTLAVSFTLLIVLLVVRPSGLFGQAEGEE from the coding sequence CGCTGATCTGGGGTGTCGTCGACATCATCAACCTCGCCCACGGCGAGATGGTGATGCTCGGCGGCTACGTGAGCTACTGGACGGTCACGCTACTGACCGGCGACGCGACGGCCTCACCGCTGCTCGCGATCGCCACCGTCCCGGTCGCCGTCGCGGTGACCGGTGCGGTGGGCTATGGCCTCCAGCGGGGGCTGGTCTCACGAGTGACCGACGAGGATCTCTTCCTCACGCTGCTGGTCACGTTCGGGCTGAGCATCGTCATCCAGCAGCTCGTGCTGCAGGCGTTCAGCGCCGACCCGCGTACGGTGTCGGTTACCTTCGCCCAGCCATCCCTGACGGTGGCCGGGCTGGTGGTGCCGAAACTGAAGCTCCTGTCGTTCGCCGGCGCCATCGCGCTGACGGGTGCACTCTACGGCTTCCTCGACCGGACCCGCCGCGGGCGGGCCATCCGCGCGGTCGCCCAGAACGCAGAGGCGGCCGCGCTGGTCGGAATCGACGTGGAACACACCCGCGCGACGACGTTCGGCCTCTCGGCGGGCATCGCCGGTGGGGCGGGCGCGTTCGTTGCCATGATCCTCACTATCCAGCCACAGATGGGGCTCATCTACACCCTCAAGAGCTTCGTCATCGTCGTCTTCGGCGGCATCGGCTCGGTGCCGGGCGCACTGGTCGGCGGCCTCCTACTGGGGGTCGTCGAGGAACTCACCTCCGGGCTCGTGAGCAGCCGGTGGACCCTCGCCGTCTCGTTCACCCTGCTCATCGTGTTGCTGGTGGTGCGACCGAGCGGCCTGTTCGGACAGGCCGAGGGGGAGGAGTAA
- a CDS encoding Methyltransferase type 11 (PFAM: Methyltransferase type 11~KEGG: hla:Hlac_1585 methyltransferase type 11), which translates to MVAQNAAVCGERAVSDPPRESTQTAHARRIQADYGRWAAIYDWFARATSSVGGVRSGSISALGLSDGDTVVEFGCGPGPNLPALREAVGPSGHVVGVDITRPMLTRARALVTRRGWENVSLVHGDATAPPVREADAVLATFVTSLFPDPYAVVSGWCDLADTVVLANFVPQGNRAANAALWLFTQLNPPLFDSVRRDTLGQLDRRTGATRRALVDKLGRVETDRYVFGIVSVNAGYREQ; encoded by the coding sequence GTGGTGGCCCAAAACGCCGCCGTCTGCGGTGAGCGAGCTGTGAGCGACCCGCCCCGGGAGAGTACTCAGACTGCTCACGCCCGCCGGATTCAGGCTGACTACGGCCGGTGGGCAGCGATTTATGACTGGTTCGCGCGGGCGACCTCGTCGGTCGGCGGCGTTCGGAGTGGCTCTATTTCCGCACTCGGACTCTCGGACGGCGACACTGTGGTGGAGTTCGGCTGCGGTCCCGGCCCCAATCTGCCGGCGCTTCGGGAGGCAGTTGGGCCCTCCGGTCACGTGGTCGGTGTCGACATCACGCGGCCGATGCTCACGCGGGCACGGGCGCTCGTCACTCGACGCGGCTGGGAGAACGTCTCGCTGGTCCACGGCGACGCGACGGCACCGCCGGTCAGGGAGGCCGACGCCGTGCTCGCGACGTTCGTCACGTCGCTGTTCCCGGACCCGTACGCCGTGGTCTCGGGATGGTGTGACCTGGCCGACACCGTCGTGCTCGCGAACTTCGTGCCTCAGGGGAACCGGGCAGCGAACGCGGCACTCTGGCTGTTCACACAGCTCAATCCGCCGCTGTTCGATTCCGTTCGGCGCGACACGCTCGGGCAACTGGACCGCCGGACGGGGGCGACCCGACGCGCGCTGGTCGACAAACTGGGCCGGGTCGAGACAGACCGCTACGTCTTCGGGATCGTCTCGGTTAATGCGGGATACCGGGAGCAGTAG
- a CDS encoding 2-alkenal reductase (KEGG: hma:rrnAC1526 quinone oxidoreductase~PFAM: Alcohol dehydrogenase, zinc-binding), whose protein sequence is MVTTKRYHLAERPDGVPDDDTFDLREVELGEPGPGEVLLDIQYLSVDPYMRGRMRAGESYAEPWEVGQPLEGGAVAEVVEEYGTQFEPGDTVVGNMVWAEQHVANAAELQSVSVGDLPASTALGVLGMPGRTAYFGTREVLEPRAGDTVVVSAAAGAVGSVVGQLAKKQGATVIGFAGSDEKCKIVEAEFGFDACLNYKATDDYVEALSEAAPAGVDGYFDNVGGPITDAVFTQLNVDAHVAVCGQIALYNEEEVPTGPRKLGKLIETRARVQGLLVGDYATRFEEATSDLAEWVATGELAYRETVTEGLENAPDAFVGLFEGENIGKQVVKVE, encoded by the coding sequence ATGGTCACGACCAAACGCTATCACCTTGCTGAGCGACCGGACGGCGTCCCGGACGACGACACCTTCGACCTGCGGGAGGTCGAACTCGGCGAGCCTGGCCCCGGAGAGGTCCTGCTCGACATTCAGTATCTCTCGGTGGACCCCTACATGCGCGGCCGGATGCGCGCTGGCGAGTCCTACGCCGAACCCTGGGAGGTCGGCCAGCCGCTCGAAGGCGGCGCTGTCGCGGAAGTCGTCGAGGAGTATGGAACGCAGTTCGAGCCGGGCGACACCGTCGTCGGCAACATGGTCTGGGCGGAACAGCACGTCGCCAATGCCGCCGAACTCCAGTCCGTGAGCGTTGGCGACCTCCCTGCCTCGACCGCGCTGGGCGTGCTCGGAATGCCCGGCCGGACGGCCTACTTCGGCACCCGAGAGGTGCTCGAACCGCGGGCTGGCGACACGGTTGTTGTGAGTGCCGCTGCGGGCGCCGTTGGCTCCGTCGTGGGCCAGTTGGCCAAGAAACAGGGCGCAACCGTGATCGGCTTCGCGGGCTCTGACGAGAAGTGCAAAATCGTCGAGGCGGAGTTCGGCTTCGACGCCTGTCTCAACTACAAAGCGACTGATGACTACGTTGAGGCACTGTCGGAGGCGGCGCCGGCGGGCGTCGACGGTTACTTTGACAACGTCGGGGGCCCCATCACGGATGCGGTGTTCACGCAGCTCAACGTCGACGCACACGTCGCGGTCTGTGGCCAGATTGCCCTCTACAACGAGGAGGAGGTCCCGACTGGCCCGCGGAAGCTCGGCAAACTCATCGAGACTCGGGCCCGGGTCCAAGGGCTGCTCGTCGGGGACTACGCCACCCGATTCGAGGAAGCGACGAGCGACCTCGCGGAGTGGGTCGCGACCGGCGAACTCGCCTACCGCGAGACGGTGACGGAGGGCCTGGAGAACGCCCCCGACGCCTTCGTCGGGCTGTTCGAAGGCGAGAACATCGGAAAGCAGGTCGTAAAAGTCGAGTAG
- a CDS encoding protein of unknown function UPF0021 (KEGG: hvo:HVO_0580 N-type ATP pyrophosphatase superfamily protein~TIGRFAM: Uncharacterised protein family UPF0021, C-terminal~PFAM: PP-loop) yields the protein MDCDRCGADAVMHAAYSGAHLCENHFTRSVEKRVRRRVREDNLLASDATPESPETWVIGLSGGKDSVVLTEILSDTFGKDPRVELVALSIHEGIEGYRDESLAASEELTEALDIQHTVVGYEEEFGVRMDDVVEDDPENMAPCAYCGVFRRDLLESYAEELGADKLLTGHNLDDEAQTALMNVLEGDIKQVAKHFDASIGGFDDREETEAFVPRAKPLRDVPEKEVALYAHLKDLPAHITECPHASEAYRGEIQELLLKLEENHPGTRHSIMSGYEELAALAADAYGGEDGQALRECTECGSTTSADVCRKCRLLASMEAV from the coding sequence ATGGACTGTGACCGGTGTGGCGCCGACGCCGTCATGCACGCCGCCTACTCCGGCGCGCACCTCTGTGAGAACCACTTCACTCGCTCGGTCGAAAAGCGGGTGCGCCGCCGTGTCCGCGAGGACAACCTCCTCGCCAGCGACGCGACGCCGGAGAGCCCCGAGACGTGGGTCATTGGCCTCTCGGGCGGGAAGGATTCGGTCGTCCTGACCGAAATCCTCTCGGATACGTTTGGGAAGGACCCGCGGGTGGAGCTTGTAGCGCTCTCCATCCACGAGGGCATCGAGGGGTACCGCGACGAATCCCTCGCCGCCTCGGAGGAACTGACCGAGGCCCTCGATATTCAGCACACAGTCGTCGGCTACGAGGAGGAGTTCGGTGTCCGGATGGACGACGTGGTGGAGGACGACCCCGAGAACATGGCCCCGTGTGCCTACTGCGGGGTGTTCCGACGGGACCTGCTCGAGAGCTACGCCGAGGAGTTGGGCGCAGACAAGCTGCTGACGGGCCACAACCTCGACGACGAAGCCCAGACAGCGCTGATGAACGTCCTCGAAGGCGACATAAAGCAGGTGGCAAAACATTTCGACGCCTCCATCGGCGGCTTCGACGACCGCGAGGAAACCGAAGCGTTCGTCCCACGGGCGAAACCGCTGCGGGACGTGCCCGAAAAGGAGGTGGCGCTCTATGCCCACCTGAAGGACCTGCCGGCCCACATCACCGAGTGCCCCCACGCGAGCGAGGCGTATCGGGGGGAGATTCAGGAACTCCTGCTCAAACTGGAGGAGAACCACCCCGGGACGCGCCACTCCATCATGTCCGGCTATGAGGAGTTGGCGGCGCTGGCGGCCGACGCCTACGGCGGCGAGGACGGCCAGGCGCTCAGGGAGTGTACGGAGTGCGGTTCGACGACCTCAGCTGATGTCTGCCGGAAGTGCCGACTGCTGGCGTCGATGGAAGCGGTCTGA
- a CDS encoding Transcription initiation factor IIB (HAMAP: Transcription initiation factor IIB~PFAM: Transcription factor TFIIB, cyclin-related; Zinc finger, TFIIB-type~KEGG: hwa:HQ1625A transcription initiation factor TFB~SMART: Cyclin), which produces MTTNTTHRETEAERVEDESEELCPECGGALHNDEAQAETVCNDCGLVVEEDAIDRGPEWRAFDSSEKDKKSRVGAPTTKMMHDDGLSTNIGWQNKDAYGNSLSASQRQKMQRLRTWNERFRTRDHKERNLKQALGEIDRMASALGLPENVRETASVIYRRALAEDLLPGRSIEGIATASLHAAARMGNVPRSLDEMAAVSRVDQATFKRAYRYIVRELSLEVQPADPLEYLPRFASELELSDETEHRARELLETAKRQNVHSGKSPVGLAAAAIYAAGVLCNDALTQTEVSDVTDMSEVTIRNRYQELLQAAENEAASPASTAA; this is translated from the coding sequence ATGACCACCAACACAACCCACCGAGAAACCGAGGCGGAGCGAGTCGAGGACGAGAGCGAGGAGCTCTGCCCGGAGTGTGGTGGGGCCCTCCACAACGACGAAGCACAGGCGGAGACGGTCTGTAACGACTGCGGCCTCGTCGTCGAGGAAGACGCCATCGACCGTGGTCCGGAGTGGCGCGCATTCGACTCCAGCGAGAAGGACAAAAAGTCCCGTGTCGGCGCCCCGACCACGAAGATGATGCACGACGACGGGCTGTCGACCAACATCGGCTGGCAGAACAAGGACGCCTACGGCAACTCGCTGTCGGCGAGCCAGCGCCAGAAAATGCAGCGGCTGCGCACCTGGAACGAGCGATTCCGCACCCGGGACCACAAGGAGCGCAACCTCAAGCAGGCGCTGGGTGAAATCGACCGGATGGCCTCCGCGCTCGGCCTGCCCGAGAACGTTCGCGAGACGGCGTCGGTTATCTACCGCCGCGCACTCGCGGAGGATCTCCTCCCGGGCCGCTCCATCGAGGGCATCGCCACGGCCAGCCTCCACGCTGCAGCCCGGATGGGGAACGTCCCCCGCAGCCTCGACGAGATGGCTGCCGTCTCCCGTGTCGACCAGGCCACGTTCAAACGGGCCTACCGCTACATCGTCCGGGAGCTCTCCCTCGAAGTCCAGCCCGCGGACCCCCTCGAGTATCTCCCGCGGTTCGCGAGCGAACTCGAGCTTTCTGACGAAACCGAGCACCGGGCCCGCGAACTGCTCGAGACGGCCAAGCGCCAGAACGTCCACTCCGGCAAATCGCCGGTCGGCCTCGCGGCCGCCGCGATCTACGCCGCGGGCGTCCTCTGTAACGACGCGCTCACCCAGACCGAAGTCAGCGACGTGACCGACATGAGTGAGGTCACCATCCGGAACCGCTATCAGGAGCTGCTCCAGGCCGCCGAGAACGAGGCAGCGTCGCCGGCCAGCACGGCGGCCTGA
- a CDS encoding UBA/THIF-type NAD/FAD binding protein (PFAM: UBA/THIF-type NAD/FAD binding fold; MoeZ/MoeB~KEGG: hla:Hlac_0421 UBA/ThiF-type NAD/FAD binding protein), whose amino-acid sequence MADLSLDATQLDRYSRHIILDEVGPAGQQKLLEGSALIVGAGGLGAPVIQYLAAAGVGELGIVDDDVVERSNLQRQIIHRDADIGHPKVESAAEFVAGLNPDIDVAPIHKRLQPADAQALVADYDVVVDCSDNFPTRYMLNDAAQIEGVPLAHGAIYKFEGQITTLTPEGPCYRCLFPEAPEPGTVPDCATTGVLGVLPGTVGCIQATEAAKLLLGLGDPLEGRLLFYDAREMSFETVPYQQNPDCPACGGGIDSVTDVAYTGGCRVRSD is encoded by the coding sequence ATGGCTGACCTCTCACTCGATGCGACGCAGCTCGACCGGTACTCCCGGCATATCATCCTCGACGAGGTGGGGCCTGCGGGACAGCAGAAGCTGCTGGAAGGCAGCGCACTCATCGTCGGTGCGGGCGGCCTCGGGGCGCCGGTCATCCAGTATCTCGCGGCCGCCGGCGTGGGGGAACTCGGTATCGTCGACGACGACGTGGTCGAGCGCTCGAACCTCCAGCGCCAGATCATCCACCGCGACGCCGACATCGGCCACCCCAAGGTCGAAAGCGCTGCGGAGTTCGTCGCTGGCCTCAACCCCGATATCGACGTGGCGCCGATTCACAAGCGCCTCCAGCCCGCAGACGCCCAGGCGTTGGTCGCCGACTACGACGTGGTGGTGGACTGCTCGGACAACTTCCCCACGCGGTACATGCTGAACGACGCCGCCCAGATTGAAGGCGTCCCACTGGCCCACGGTGCCATCTACAAGTTCGAAGGCCAGATCACGACCCTCACCCCCGAGGGCCCCTGCTACCGCTGTCTGTTCCCCGAAGCGCCCGAACCTGGCACCGTGCCGGACTGTGCGACGACCGGCGTGTTGGGTGTCCTCCCAGGAACTGTCGGCTGTATTCAAGCCACAGAGGCCGCCAAACTGCTGCTTGGCCTCGGTGACCCCCTCGAGGGACGGCTCCTGTTCTACGACGCCCGCGAGATGAGCTTCGAAACCGTCCCGTACCAACAGAATCCGGACTGCCCCGCCTGCGGCGGCGGCATCGATTCGGTGACCGATGTGGCGTACACGGGTGGCTGTCGCGTCCGCAGCGACTAA
- a CDS encoding 50S ribosomal protein L15e (KEGG: hwa:HQ1424A 50S ribosomal protein L15e~HAMAP: 50S ribosomal protein L15e~PFAM: Ribosomal protein L15e): protein MARSFYSHIKDAWKQPGDGKLAELQWQRKQEWRTQGAIERVERPTRLDKARELGYKAKQGIVVVRVAIRKGGARKRRHKAGRRSKRQGVNRLSRRTSIQRIGEERASRKYPNLRVLNSYWVGEDGSQKWFEAILVDPEHAAIQNDEELNWLCDDSQTGRAFRGLTNAGKSSRGLRNRGKGAEKVRPSVAAGNRGGK, encoded by the coding sequence ATGGCACGGAGCTTCTACTCCCACATCAAGGACGCGTGGAAACAGCCCGGCGACGGCAAGCTCGCCGAACTGCAGTGGCAGCGAAAACAGGAGTGGCGCACCCAGGGCGCCATCGAGCGCGTCGAGCGCCCGACCCGCCTCGACAAAGCCCGCGAACTCGGCTACAAGGCCAAGCAGGGCATCGTCGTGGTCCGCGTCGCCATCCGCAAGGGCGGCGCCCGGAAACGCCGACACAAGGCCGGCCGCCGCTCGAAGCGCCAGGGCGTCAACCGCCTCAGCCGCCGGACCTCCATCCAGCGCATCGGCGAGGAGCGTGCCTCGCGCAAATACCCCAACCTGCGGGTGCTGAACTCCTACTGGGTCGGCGAGGATGGCTCGCAGAAGTGGTTCGAAGCGATTCTGGTGGACCCCGAACACGCCGCCATCCAGAACGACGAGGAGCTCAACTGGCTCTGTGATGACTCCCAGACCGGCCGTGCGTTCCGCGGCCTCACGAATGCCGGCAAGTCCAGCCGTGGCCTCCGCAACCGCGGCAAAGGTGCGGAGAAGGTCCGCCCGAGCGTTGCGGCGGGCAACCGCGGCGGGAAGTAA
- a CDS encoding Sulfate-transporting ATPase (PFAM: ABC transporter-like~KEGG: hwa:HQ3185A ABC-type branched-chain amino acid transport systems, ATP-binding protein I~SMART: ATPase, AAA+ type, core): MTQDTRRTATDGGRQAALRTDGVTKRFGGLTAVDSVDIAVEPGEIVGLIGPNGAGKSTLFDCITGRLEPDEGTVSLHGEPITGEPEHRVARDGLVRMFQHTRVYGEMTARQNLLVSATDDRAPSRVFRPPSEVTQERAEELLEYVGLSGLADTRAGRMSFGQQKLLEFAMALMADPDVLLMDEPAGGINPSMLSKLIEYIRDANTEREVTILLIEHNMEFVMEVADRIYALAHGERIAVGTPAEIQGDERVLDAYLGRE, from the coding sequence GTGACCCAGGACACGAGACGAACGGCGACAGACGGCGGCCGTCAGGCCGCACTCAGGACCGACGGCGTGACCAAGCGCTTCGGCGGCCTCACCGCCGTCGACAGCGTCGACATCGCAGTTGAGCCGGGCGAGATTGTCGGTCTCATCGGACCGAACGGCGCCGGCAAGTCAACGCTGTTCGACTGCATCACCGGCCGGCTCGAACCCGATGAGGGCACGGTCTCGCTCCACGGCGAGCCCATCACCGGGGAGCCCGAACACCGGGTGGCCCGCGACGGGCTGGTCCGGATGTTCCAGCATACCCGCGTCTACGGTGAGATGACCGCCCGACAGAACCTGCTGGTGAGCGCCACCGACGACCGGGCCCCCTCGCGGGTGTTCCGGCCGCCGAGTGAGGTGACCCAGGAACGGGCCGAAGAACTGCTCGAATACGTCGGGTTGTCGGGATTGGCCGACACGCGAGCCGGGCGCATGAGCTTCGGCCAGCAGAAGCTGCTCGAGTTCGCGATGGCGCTGATGGCCGACCCGGACGTGCTGTTGATGGACGAACCAGCGGGCGGCATCAACCCCTCGATGCTCTCGAAGCTCATCGAGTACATCCGTGACGCAAACACCGAGCGAGAAGTGACTATCCTCCTCATCGAACACAACATGGAGTTCGTGATGGAGGTTGCCGACCGCATCTACGCGCTCGCCCACGGCGAGCGCATCGCCGTCGGGACGCCGGCGGAGATACAGGGCGACGAACGCGTGCTCGACGCCTACCTGGGGAGGGAGTGA
- a CDS encoding Sulfate-transporting ATPase (PFAM: ABC transporter-like~KEGG: hwa:HQ3186A ABC-type branched-chain amino acid transport systems, ATP_binding protein II~SMART: ATPase, AAA+ type, core), which translates to MEGPILRLDDVTAGYENTTVLHDVSIEVEEGEIACLIGPNGSGKSTLMKSVYGFADVFDGTVSVRGEEITGRSPQENLRAGMSYLLQDASVFPGMTVHENMLMGGFVFEDDERAEDRAAQLYEEFPLLGEIRDQKAGSLSGGQRRLLELARALVVEPDIMLLDEPSIGLEPRYIDQVFERIEQLNELGTTILLVEQNAEKGLSVADRGFVLASGEIKFTGTGTELLDDDEVGRLYLGG; encoded by the coding sequence ATGGAGGGACCCATCCTACGACTCGACGACGTGACCGCCGGCTACGAGAACACGACCGTCCTCCACGACGTCTCCATCGAGGTTGAGGAGGGCGAGATTGCCTGCCTCATCGGCCCCAACGGGTCGGGAAAGTCAACGCTGATGAAGAGCGTCTACGGCTTCGCCGACGTCTTCGACGGCACCGTCTCGGTGCGCGGCGAGGAGATTACCGGCCGCTCCCCACAGGAGAACCTCCGGGCGGGGATGAGCTACCTGCTCCAGGACGCGAGCGTCTTCCCGGGGATGACCGTCCACGAGAACATGCTGATGGGCGGGTTCGTCTTCGAGGACGATGAACGCGCCGAGGACCGGGCGGCCCAGCTCTACGAGGAGTTCCCCCTGCTCGGGGAGATCCGCGACCAGAAGGCCGGCTCCCTTTCGGGCGGACAACGGCGCCTGCTGGAGCTCGCGCGGGCGCTGGTAGTCGAGCCCGACATCATGCTGCTTGATGAGCCGAGCATCGGGCTGGAGCCCCGCTACATCGACCAGGTGTTCGAGCGCATCGAACAGCTGAACGAGTTGGGGACGACCATCCTGCTAGTCGAGCAGAACGCCGAGAAGGGGCTCTCGGTGGCCGACCGCGGCTTCGTGCTCGCGAGCGGCGAGATCAAGTTCACGGGCACCGGCACCGAACTGCTCGATGACGACGAGGTGGGCCGGCTCTACCTCGGCGGGTGA
- a CDS encoding ABC-type transporter, integral membrane subunit (PFAM: Bacterial inner-membrane translocator~KEGG: hwa:HQ3184A ABC-type branched-chain amino acid transport system, permease protein II), whose protein sequence is MSDATDVNDRIDDFARRARRVADENGWRILAGCTALGAALPLVGLQEGYYMTVVSELFMFAVLALSWDLIGGQTGYPSFGNMAFFGIGAYSTAILTKDMGVGFYPAWFVGAVLAVVAAVLIGAAVLRLRGGYFAIATLGVLLAAQQVTRNLDITGGASGKILLNSQSETTFYYLFLGLLAVEVALVYYLTGTRFGYVLNAIRDDEGKATAMGENTTYYKVVALAVAACFTGFAGGAWSLSNTFVDPATGYSLAWNVEIIAMSLLGGAGTVVGPVLGAFGLHGIVAVVDVWFSGWQLVIIGSIVIVTVIAFPKGVVGTLLARANAMEYYRHGGQAAGESPEEGAEE, encoded by the coding sequence ATGAGCGACGCGACCGACGTCAACGATCGCATCGACGACTTCGCCCGGCGCGCCCGTCGGGTCGCCGACGAGAACGGCTGGCGCATCCTCGCGGGCTGTACCGCCCTTGGAGCCGCGCTCCCTCTCGTGGGGCTGCAGGAGGGCTACTACATGACCGTCGTGTCGGAGCTGTTCATGTTTGCCGTCCTCGCGCTCTCGTGGGACCTCATCGGCGGCCAGACCGGCTACCCCAGCTTCGGGAACATGGCGTTCTTCGGCATCGGCGCCTACAGCACTGCCATCCTGACCAAGGACATGGGTGTCGGTTTCTACCCCGCATGGTTTGTGGGCGCAGTGCTGGCGGTGGTTGCGGCGGTGCTAATCGGCGCCGCAGTGTTGCGGCTCCGCGGCGGCTACTTCGCCATCGCAACCCTCGGCGTGTTGCTGGCGGCCCAGCAGGTGACCCGTAACCTCGATATCACCGGCGGGGCGTCCGGGAAGATACTGCTGAACAGCCAGTCGGAGACGACGTTCTACTACCTCTTCCTCGGCCTGCTGGCAGTTGAGGTGGCGCTGGTCTACTACTTAACGGGGACGCGCTTTGGCTACGTGCTGAACGCCATCCGCGACGACGAAGGGAAAGCCACCGCCATGGGCGAGAACACGACCTACTACAAGGTGGTCGCGCTGGCGGTCGCCGCGTGCTTCACCGGCTTCGCTGGCGGGGCATGGAGCCTCTCCAACACGTTCGTCGACCCCGCGACCGGCTACAGCCTCGCCTGGAACGTCGAGATCATCGCGATGTCGCTACTGGGCGGCGCCGGCACCGTCGTCGGCCCCGTGCTGGGGGCGTTCGGCCTCCACGGCATCGTCGCGGTGGTCGACGTCTGGTTCTCGGGCTGGCAGCTAGTCATCATCGGCAGCATCGTCATCGTGACCGTCATCGCGTTCCCCAAGGGCGTCGTTGGGACGCTCCTCGCGCGAGCGAACGCGATGGAGTACTACCGCCACGGCGGACAGGCTGCTGGCGAGAGCCCCGAGGAGGGGGCCGAAGAGTGA